One genomic region from Chloroherpetonaceae bacterium encodes:
- a CDS encoding peptidylprolyl isomerase has product MKEKNTPSKSRFYNRFYRRILRSHYAILTIILSLSLAKPAASQESFLDGVVAIVGDEIILKSDVDAQLQFYAYQNQIEPRTSGLWRKMLIAMIDQKILVAKAKIDSIQISTNEIDEEVSRRVDYIKERLKTEEEVQKYFGKSFSQLRSDMREEVRSQRMAQRLEQKRFENLSVSNVEVVEFFNTYKDSLPDIPEEIEMAHILIRPKVDSTSKSAAMKKIRDIEAKLKSGEDFASVAKSYSEDPGSAQQGGDLGFFKRGELVKRFEEVAYALREGQRSKIFETEFGYHIIELLERKGEAIHTRQILIRFDKSNLNEKAALDTLSMIRKSVLNGEAPFGFMARVYSEDEESAVRGGDIVSPQTMSNRIPLESIEEPFRSTILKMNQGDISEPSKIDLPGGNYAFHIIQLKYRAKEHKMNLEQDYVRIKNFALQKRQSELREEWLLQLRKEVFWTVKL; this is encoded by the coding sequence ATGAAAGAGAAAAATACACCTTCTAAATCCCGCTTCTATAACCGGTTCTACCGACGAATCCTGAGGTCGCATTACGCGATACTAACAATCATTTTATCTTTAAGTCTTGCTAAACCTGCGGCTTCACAGGAATCATTTCTGGACGGGGTTGTAGCGATTGTGGGCGATGAAATCATCTTAAAGTCAGATGTTGATGCACAGCTTCAATTTTATGCCTATCAAAATCAAATTGAACCACGAACAAGCGGATTATGGCGCAAGATGCTCATTGCAATGATTGATCAAAAGATTCTCGTTGCAAAAGCAAAAATTGATAGTATTCAAATCTCAACAAATGAAATCGATGAAGAAGTCTCTCGTAGAGTTGATTACATCAAAGAGCGATTGAAAACCGAAGAAGAAGTTCAAAAGTATTTTGGGAAGTCATTTTCGCAATTGCGAAGCGATATGCGAGAGGAAGTTCGCTCGCAACGAATGGCACAGCGATTGGAGCAAAAGAGATTTGAAAATTTATCGGTGTCGAATGTCGAAGTTGTCGAATTCTTCAATACCTATAAAGATTCACTTCCTGATATCCCCGAAGAAATTGAAATGGCTCATATCTTGATTCGGCCGAAAGTAGATAGCACCTCGAAATCCGCAGCAATGAAAAAAATTCGAGATATTGAAGCAAAGTTAAAATCGGGCGAAGATTTTGCTTCAGTTGCAAAATCGTATTCCGAAGATCCGGGCTCAGCGCAGCAGGGCGGCGATCTCGGATTTTTTAAACGAGGTGAATTGGTCAAGCGGTTTGAAGAAGTGGCTTATGCTCTTCGCGAGGGTCAACGTTCGAAAATATTTGAAACTGAATTCGGTTATCACATCATTGAACTCCTTGAGAGAAAGGGAGAAGCCATTCACACTCGGCAAATTTTAATCCGATTTGATAAATCAAATCTCAACGAAAAAGCGGCACTTGATACGCTTTCAATGATTCGCAAGAGTGTTCTGAATGGAGAGGCTCCCTTTGGATTTATGGCAAGAGTTTACTCGGAGGATGAAGAAAGTGCTGTTCGTGGTGGCGATATCGTTTCTCCACAAACGATGAGCAATCGCATCCCACTTGAATCCATCGAAGAACCTTTTCGATCCACGATTTTAAAAATGAATCAGGGCGATATTTCTGAACCTTCTAAAATTGATTTACCGGGTGGAAATTATGCCTTTCATATTATTCAATTGAAATATCGGGCGAAAGAGCATAAAATGAACTTGGAGCAAGATTATGTTCGAATCAAAAATTTTGCCCTCCAGAAAAGACAAAGTGAATTACGTGAGGAGTGGCTACTTCAATTGAGAAAAGAAGTTTTTTGGACTGTAAAACTGTAA
- a CDS encoding peptidylprolyl isomerase, whose protein sequence is MKTVIQENSGSGFKIFIRNGILGLLLTVGFFGCSEKSNELPQDLPLATLSQGIEWKETITVKEFESRYTENRKIEDAIKDSVSAYRDFLDRFIDFKLKVKDAKDKKIDKDTTVKAEFENYRKMIAKPYLLEKEVFEKAVKEQYERSRTEIEASHILIRFSEDARPEDTLKAYEKITEVYQKAIKGDSFDSLAAAYSEEPNAAQSKGRLPIYSAGMMVYQFEDKSFETPVGGVSQPFKTRFGYHILKVWSKRPRTPDVRIAHIMIMARQGSSPADTVKAYEKISSIEAALKAGAEFEKLARDSSEDRNSAGREVGGDLGVVSRGTFARFPTFEEAAFSLKNPGDVSAIVRTAVGFHIIKLLERRFLPPFENVEEEIRTALKNNTEKMDAELERVIARWKPELKYFENPKAVEIIASVYEKIDTSKQGIVPDQFRFEEPENQTTAFSFAGKSFSLANVVGRFKRSPEPRKFNRSFVTKEIQDYAREEILEHEVARLENRYPEFKALMQTYNDANLLFANAEKTVYSRSQPNDSLAKIYYDKNSESFRFEDRVSITQLVLSDSSKANALYEELTTGKRTLDLITPTMIEAKKKALSAELKKLKSAKAKKKADKARNDSLRLAKEAELKALKPDLTVRTLEQMIERYGEEIETPNLGTVSLPMNSGAIGLFQKGENPIATEVFDEKPGTIAPVKSIGGGFVIVRVDSKEPSRKKTFEEAKAEASARYQEEMIRNLEDDWVKALRAKTVITIDDAALSKLFGKGSK, encoded by the coding sequence ATGAAAACAGTCATTCAAGAAAACTCTGGATCAGGGTTCAAAATATTTATCAGAAATGGCATTTTAGGACTTCTTCTCACCGTTGGTTTCTTCGGTTGTTCCGAAAAGTCTAATGAACTCCCTCAAGATTTACCGCTTGCAACGCTCTCGCAGGGTATAGAATGGAAAGAAACCATTACCGTAAAAGAATTTGAATCCCGCTACACCGAAAACAGAAAAATTGAAGATGCGATAAAGGACAGTGTCTCGGCCTATCGCGATTTTTTAGATCGCTTTATAGACTTCAAATTGAAAGTGAAAGATGCCAAGGATAAGAAAATTGATAAGGATACAACCGTCAAGGCTGAATTTGAGAACTATCGAAAAATGATTGCAAAACCTTATCTCTTGGAAAAGGAAGTATTTGAAAAAGCGGTAAAGGAGCAGTATGAAAGAAGCAGAACCGAAATTGAAGCATCCCACATATTAATTCGATTTTCAGAAGATGCTCGCCCTGAGGATACCCTTAAAGCTTATGAGAAAATTACAGAGGTCTATCAAAAAGCAATCAAAGGTGATAGTTTTGATTCATTGGCAGCCGCCTACTCAGAAGAGCCGAATGCTGCTCAGAGCAAAGGGCGTTTACCGATTTATAGTGCAGGGATGATGGTTTATCAATTTGAAGATAAATCGTTTGAAACCCCTGTTGGCGGTGTTTCTCAGCCATTTAAAACGCGTTTTGGTTACCATATTCTAAAAGTGTGGTCAAAGCGTCCGCGCACGCCTGATGTACGAATTGCTCATATTATGATAATGGCTCGGCAAGGTTCATCGCCAGCTGATACCGTGAAAGCTTATGAAAAAATTTCATCAATTGAGGCTGCCCTAAAGGCCGGAGCTGAATTTGAAAAATTGGCCCGTGATAGCTCAGAAGATCGAAATTCTGCCGGCCGCGAAGTCGGCGGTGACTTAGGGGTGGTATCACGAGGAACTTTTGCAAGATTCCCAACTTTCGAGGAAGCCGCGTTCTCTCTTAAAAATCCGGGCGATGTTTCAGCGATTGTAAGAACCGCTGTTGGATTCCATATCATCAAGTTGCTTGAAAGACGCTTTTTGCCGCCCTTTGAAAATGTGGAAGAAGAAATTCGCACTGCCCTAAAAAATAATACAGAAAAAATGGATGCTGAATTGGAGCGGGTGATTGCGCGTTGGAAACCGGAACTGAAGTATTTCGAAAACCCAAAAGCCGTAGAAATTATCGCTTCAGTTTATGAAAAAATCGATACTTCAAAACAAGGAATCGTGCCTGACCAGTTTCGATTTGAAGAACCCGAAAACCAAACCACTGCCTTTTCATTTGCTGGAAAAAGCTTTTCTCTTGCGAATGTTGTTGGCCGATTCAAACGAAGCCCCGAACCAAGAAAGTTTAACCGCTCGTTTGTTACGAAAGAAATTCAAGACTATGCACGAGAAGAAATTCTGGAGCACGAAGTGGCGCGGTTAGAAAACCGTTACCCTGAATTCAAAGCCTTGATGCAAACTTATAACGATGCCAATTTACTTTTTGCAAATGCAGAAAAAACGGTCTATTCAAGATCGCAGCCAAATGATAGCTTGGCAAAAATTTATTATGATAAGAATTCTGAAAGTTTCAGATTTGAAGATCGCGTTTCGATCACACAGCTTGTTCTTTCAGATTCTTCAAAAGCCAATGCACTTTACGAAGAGTTAACGACAGGAAAAAGAACGCTTGATTTGATTACACCCACAATGATTGAGGCAAAAAAGAAAGCACTTTCTGCAGAACTCAAAAAGCTTAAGTCAGCAAAAGCTAAAAAGAAAGCTGATAAGGCTAGAAATGATTCACTAAGATTGGCGAAAGAAGCTGAACTGAAAGCCCTTAAACCCGATTTGACCGTCAGAACGCTTGAACAAATGATTGAGCGATATGGTGAAGAAATCGAAACACCAAACTTGGGAACCGTGTCATTGCCAATGAATTCTGGTGCGATCGGTCTTTTTCAAAAAGGTGAAAACCCTATTGCAACCGAGGTTTTTGATGAAAAACCCGGAACGATTGCTCCGGTGAAATCAATTGGTGGTGGATTTGTGATTGTCAGAGTTGATTCAAAAGAACCATCAAGAAAAAAGACTTTTGAAGAAGCAAAAGCAGAAGCTTCGGCACGTTATCAAGAAGAAATGATTCGTAATCTTGAAGATGATTGGGTAAAGGCTTTGCGCGCTAAAACAGTCATTACAATTGATGACGCAGCACTTTCCAAACTCTTTGGAAAAGGTTCGAAATAG
- a CDS encoding sodium:solute symporter family protein, giving the protein MMSLTLIDFSVITVYILISLLVGLLYTKTASKNTTEFFLSGRRLPWWLAGTGMVATTFAADTPLAVAGIVARNGIAGNWIWWASVFGGMLTVFFFARLWRRAQILTDLEFIELRYSGEAAKFLRGFKALYLGLLMNAIILGWVNLAMYKIIKIMLPAVNTELVITALAFTTAFYSVLSGLWGVTVTDAVQFVIAMFGCIVLAVLALHHPTVTDSGGLMKILPDWMFQFLPRLSEAAPSPDVSGIFELTAMGFLALVAVQWWASWYPGSEPGGGGYVAQRMMSAKDEKHSLFATLWFIVAHYCVRPWPWIMVGLVSAVLYPHLPPESKEDGFVYLMRDLLPAGLRGLLIAAFLAAYMSTLSTHLNWGTSYILNDFYRRFFKPDETEKHYIFVSRIFTALLTLFSLFITFFVLDTIRGAWEFILQCGAGVGFVLILRWFWWRLNAWSEITAMIAPIFAYIVFSLLLKIPFPNSLFYIVSFTISATLIATFITKPDSREHLINFYRRTRVGGILWYEISKDLPEVQSDKDFFRLFIDWILGCLMVFAFLFAIGKFIFGQVIFGSILLFIGICSAAGIYYDFNRRGWMKFD; this is encoded by the coding sequence ATCATGAGTCTGACACTCATCGATTTTTCAGTTATCACCGTTTACATTCTCATCAGTCTTTTGGTAGGGTTACTTTATACCAAAACCGCTTCCAAGAATACCACGGAGTTTTTTCTTTCGGGCCGTAGGCTGCCTTGGTGGCTAGCGGGAACCGGAATGGTAGCCACAACCTTTGCAGCTGATACTCCGCTTGCCGTGGCGGGAATCGTGGCACGAAACGGCATTGCAGGAAATTGGATTTGGTGGGCTTCTGTATTTGGTGGAATGCTTACGGTTTTTTTCTTCGCGCGGCTTTGGCGAAGAGCTCAGATCCTTACCGATTTGGAATTTATTGAACTTCGTTATAGCGGTGAAGCCGCAAAGTTTTTGCGTGGTTTCAAGGCGCTTTACCTTGGGCTTTTAATGAATGCCATTATTCTGGGGTGGGTAAATTTGGCGATGTACAAAATCATCAAGATTATGCTCCCTGCGGTCAATACCGAATTGGTTATTACTGCGCTTGCTTTTACTACGGCTTTTTACTCAGTTCTCTCAGGCTTATGGGGAGTTACGGTTACAGATGCCGTTCAATTTGTAATTGCAATGTTTGGCTGTATTGTGCTAGCAGTGCTTGCGCTTCACCACCCTACGGTAACGGACTCGGGTGGACTTATGAAAATTCTTCCCGATTGGATGTTTCAATTTTTACCTCGTCTTTCAGAAGCGGCTCCTTCGCCTGATGTTTCGGGAATTTTTGAACTTACGGCGATGGGTTTTCTTGCTTTAGTGGCGGTTCAATGGTGGGCGAGTTGGTACCCGGGTTCAGAGCCGGGCGGCGGCGGATATGTCGCACAGCGTATGATGTCGGCTAAAGATGAAAAGCATTCACTTTTTGCGACTCTTTGGTTTATCGTTGCCCATTATTGCGTTAGGCCTTGGCCTTGGATTATGGTGGGGCTTGTCAGCGCGGTACTTTATCCTCACCTTCCGCCGGAAAGTAAAGAAGATGGTTTTGTTTATTTGATGCGAGATTTACTTCCAGCGGGTTTAAGAGGCCTATTAATTGCCGCTTTTCTAGCTGCATATATGTCAACCCTTTCTACTCATCTGAATTGGGGGACGAGTTATATCCTGAATGATTTTTACAGGCGTTTCTTTAAGCCCGATGAAACTGAGAAACATTACATTTTTGTATCCCGAATTTTTACCGCGCTTCTTACGCTCTTTTCGCTTTTCATCACTTTTTTTGTTCTTGATACCATTCGTGGGGCTTGGGAATTTATTCTTCAGTGTGGTGCAGGTGTTGGCTTTGTTTTGATTTTGCGTTGGTTTTGGTGGCGGCTCAATGCGTGGTCTGAAATCACAGCGATGATTGCTCCAATTTTTGCGTATATCGTTTTTTCGTTGTTGCTTAAAATTCCCTTTCCAAATTCCCTTTTTTATATTGTTTCATTCACGATTTCCGCAACTCTCATTGCAACATTTATCACGAAGCCGGATAGCCGTGAACATCTAATTAACTTCTACCGTCGAACTCGCGTCGGCGGCATTCTATGGTATGAAATCTCGAAAGACTTGCCCGAAGTTCAATCAGATAAAGATTTTTTCAGATTGTTTATCGATTGGATTTTGGGTTGTTTGATGGTGTTTGCATTTCTATTTGCAATTGGGAAATTTATTTTTGGTCAAGTCATCTTCGGTTCAATTCTTCTTTTTATTGGGATTTGTTCAGCCGCCGGTATTTATTATGATTTTAATCGCCGAGGTTGGATGAAATTTGATTGA
- a CDS encoding DUF393 domain-containing protein, which produces MKPILIYDGHCNLCIGLIKLIETWNVSTSGTRVNLVPFQEAKKEIDEFSLDPKRMEKEIHFISMKREVLTGAKAVEALKEIFPLLSIGASFFGGATGSLLYQVIAENRVRFFGCSEACYVSKQTE; this is translated from the coding sequence ATGAAACCGATATTAATCTATGACGGTCACTGTAATTTATGTATTGGGCTTATTAAACTCATTGAAACGTGGAATGTTTCGACAAGCGGAACACGGGTAAATCTCGTGCCATTTCAAGAAGCAAAAAAAGAAATCGACGAATTTTCGCTTGATCCAAAAAGGATGGAAAAAGAAATTCATTTTATTTCAATGAAGAGAGAAGTTTTAACCGGTGCAAAGGCTGTTGAAGCACTGAAGGAGATCTTCCCTTTACTTTCAATTGGGGCGAGTTTCTTTGGAGGGGCTACAGGGTCATTACTTTATCAAGTGATTGCTGAAAACCGAGTACGGTTTTTTGGATGCTCAGAAGCGTGCTATGTTTCCAAACAAACAGAATAA
- a CDS encoding M48 family metalloprotease, whose product MFRNRLYPQSGSGFGGLKLWIAVAIAGFSIFSYLSKGDYNEQTGEMQFVSLSPKQEIALGLQSTPKLIAQYGGLHPDEQLQKLVDAIGNRLLRKSHAKETPYKFEFHLLKDKKIVNAFALPGGQVFITYALFSKLKTEGQIAGVLGHEIGHVIARHSAQRLAKAELTEGLTGAIFLATFDPDNPGKMAVGQMAAVAASLINMKYGREDELESDALGIRYMTEAGYNPNSMIEVMKVLEAASGGGRQPEFFSTHPNPENRVEKIQATIKKLYPKGLPPGLEN is encoded by the coding sequence ATGTTTCGAAATCGACTCTACCCACAATCCGGTTCAGGATTTGGGGGTTTAAAACTTTGGATTGCCGTCGCGATTGCCGGCTTTTCCATTTTCTCTTATCTCTCTAAAGGTGATTATAACGAACAAACCGGCGAAATGCAGTTTGTTTCTCTCTCTCCTAAACAAGAAATTGCGCTTGGCTTGCAATCTACACCAAAATTGATTGCACAATATGGCGGGCTTCATCCCGATGAACAATTACAAAAATTGGTTGATGCCATCGGGAATCGACTATTGAGGAAATCGCACGCAAAAGAAACCCCGTACAAATTTGAATTTCATCTTTTGAAAGATAAAAAAATAGTCAACGCTTTTGCGTTGCCCGGTGGTCAGGTTTTTATTACTTATGCTCTTTTTTCGAAGTTAAAAACTGAAGGCCAAATTGCCGGCGTTTTAGGGCATGAAATCGGACATGTCATTGCACGCCATAGTGCGCAACGCTTGGCAAAGGCAGAATTAACAGAAGGGCTTACAGGAGCCATTTTTTTAGCCACATTTGACCCTGATAATCCCGGGAAAATGGCCGTGGGTCAAATGGCGGCTGTGGCGGCATCTTTAATCAATATGAAGTACGGTCGAGAAGATGAACTGGAATCGGATGCGCTTGGAATTCGCTACATGACAGAGGCGGGCTACAACCCCAATTCTATGATAGAAGTGATGAAGGTTTTAGAAGCGGCTAGTGGCGGTGGGCGTCAACCTGAATTTTTCAGCACGCACCCAAATCCTGAAAATCGCGTTGAAAAGATTCAAGCAACAATAAAAAAATTGTATCCTAAAGGGCTCCCCCCGGGGTTAGAAAATTAA
- the pheS gene encoding phenylalanine--tRNA ligase subunit alpha: MSIIEKATALKSEIESLRLVTIEDCEAFRLRYLVRKGIVAELFDEMKSATKEERPLLGKLLNEVKQLAESKWENVKTTLETAAKAKEESTVDLTLPGRRPFIGAEHPVQKVLHEMEDIFLAMGFSIETGPEIETDEYNFSMLNFPPDHPARDMQDTFFIRKSKDEGDVVLRTHTSPVQIRTMLKQKPPIRVICPGKVYRNEAISARSYCVFHQLEGLYVDKGVTFADLKGTLFSFAKQLFGSDVKTRFRPSFFPFTEPSAEMDVTCYLCGGKGCRVCKHTGWLEILGCGMVHPNVLRGCEIDPQVYSGFAFGMGIERTALLRYGVSDIRLFYENDIRMLSQFE, encoded by the coding sequence ATGAGCATCATTGAAAAAGCAACGGCTTTGAAATCGGAAATAGAGTCTCTTCGCCTCGTCACTATTGAGGATTGCGAAGCTTTTCGATTGAGGTATCTTGTGCGAAAAGGGATAGTTGCAGAACTTTTTGATGAAATGAAATCTGCGACAAAGGAAGAAAGACCCCTATTAGGAAAGTTACTCAATGAAGTGAAGCAACTTGCGGAATCGAAATGGGAAAACGTTAAAACGACACTCGAAACCGCAGCCAAAGCCAAGGAAGAATCGACCGTTGACCTTACTCTTCCGGGTAGAAGACCGTTTATAGGCGCAGAACATCCGGTACAAAAAGTCTTGCACGAAATGGAAGACATCTTTCTGGCGATGGGCTTTTCAATCGAAACAGGTCCTGAAATTGAAACTGATGAATATAATTTTTCAATGCTCAATTTCCCTCCTGATCACCCCGCGCGCGATATGCAGGACACGTTCTTTATCCGAAAGTCAAAAGACGAAGGCGATGTGGTACTCCGAACGCACACCTCTCCGGTGCAAATTCGAACGATGCTGAAGCAAAAACCACCAATTCGAGTAATTTGCCCGGGGAAAGTTTATCGCAATGAGGCCATCTCGGCAAGAAGTTATTGTGTTTTCCATCAGCTTGAAGGATTGTATGTCGATAAAGGTGTGACTTTTGCCGATTTAAAGGGAACGCTATTTTCATTTGCCAAACAACTCTTCGGTAGTGATGTCAAAACCCGATTTCGCCCAAGTTTCTTCCCTTTCACAGAACCCTCAGCTGAAATGGATGTCACTTGCTACTTGTGCGGCGGCAAAGGCTGCCGCGTTTGCAAACATACCGGCTGGCTTGAAATCTTAGGCTGTGGAATGGTTCACCCGAATGTTTTGCGTGGTTGTGAGATTGATCCGCAAGTGTATTCCGGCTTCGCTTTTGGAATGGGCATCGAGCGGACGGCATTATTGCGATATGGCGTGAGCGATATTCGACTTTTCTACGAAAATGATATCAGAATGCTTTCTCAATTTGAGTAA
- the rplT gene encoding 50S ribosomal protein L20, which produces MPRAKNAVASRARRKRILKKAKGFWGKRGNVLTIVKHAVDKAGQYEYRDRRQKKRNFRALWITRINAAARLNGTTYSKLISAMETKGLEINRKSLSDLAIKDPEAFSAVVKAALN; this is translated from the coding sequence ATGCCACGCGCTAAAAATGCAGTCGCTTCTCGTGCTCGACGCAAACGAATTTTAAAGAAAGCAAAAGGGTTTTGGGGAAAACGCGGAAATGTATTAACTATTGTTAAACACGCCGTTGATAAAGCCGGTCAATATGAATATCGTGACAGGCGTCAGAAAAAGCGCAATTTCCGCGCACTTTGGATTACACGTATCAATGCGGCAGCCCGCTTGAACGGAACTACTTACTCAAAGTTGATTTCCGCAATGGAAACCAAAGGGTTAGAAATTAACCGCAAATCACTTTCAGATTTAGCAATTAAAGACCCAGAAGCATTTAGCGCAGTTGTAAAGGCAGCGCTAAATTAA
- the rpmI gene encoding 50S ribosomal protein L35, producing the protein MPKMKTLSSAKKRFKVTATGKIKRKKTGKRHNLYQKPTRRKRELSNQTIVGPGQEATVKEMLVNYKA; encoded by the coding sequence ATGCCTAAGATGAAAACACTCAGCTCGGCAAAGAAGCGTTTTAAGGTCACTGCCACAGGTAAAATTAAGCGCAAAAAAACCGGAAAGAGACACAATTTGTATCAAAAACCTACACGCCGTAAGCGCGAACTCTCAAATCAAACCATTGTAGGGCCGGGTCAAGAAGCAACCGTTAAGGAAATGCTTGTAAACTATAAAGCCTAA
- the infC gene encoding translation initiation factor IF-3, with the protein MKERRHRINAEIRVPQLRVLFPDGASQVMSSIDALREAQKLNLDLIEIQPQASPPVCKIADYGKFAYESEKRDKEQKKKQKVSALKEVRFHPNTDKHDFDFKANHAEEFLRKGDKVRATVVYLGRQIVYSEQGYALIERLTERLSSVGKPEAPAKLEGKNLFIFYVPDKPKIEALERKEQQDRFDEERMLKAEREERQRKMKEAEEKRASE; encoded by the coding sequence ATGAAAGAGCGTAGACACAGAATCAATGCCGAAATCCGCGTTCCTCAATTGCGGGTTCTTTTCCCTGATGGCGCTTCTCAAGTCATGAGTTCAATCGATGCGCTGCGTGAAGCGCAAAAATTGAATCTTGATTTGATCGAAATTCAGCCGCAAGCCTCGCCACCTGTATGCAAAATTGCTGATTATGGTAAATTTGCGTATGAATCGGAAAAACGAGATAAAGAGCAAAAGAAAAAGCAAAAAGTTTCAGCCTTAAAAGAAGTGCGGTTCCACCCAAATACGGATAAGCACGATTTTGACTTCAAAGCCAATCACGCAGAAGAATTTTTGCGCAAAGGTGATAAAGTGCGTGCAACAGTGGTGTATCTCGGGCGCCAAATTGTTTATAGTGAACAAGGTTACGCTCTTATTGAAAGGTTGACTGAAAGGCTTTCAAGCGTTGGAAAACCGGAAGCACCGGCAAAACTTGAAGGAAAAAATCTCTTCATTTTCTATGTGCCCGATAAGCCGAAAATTGAGGCCTTAGAGCGCAAAGAGCAACAAGATCGCTTTGATGAAGAAAGAATGCTCAAAGCCGAGCGTGAAGAGCGCCAACGAAAAATGAAAGAAGCCGAAGAAAAACGTGCTTCAGAATAA